One segment of Herbaspirillum hiltneri N3 DNA contains the following:
- a CDS encoding response regulator produces the protein MDTNSHILVVDDDREIRTLLAEYLDANGFRTLTATNGADMRKVLDETRVDLIVLDLTLPGEDGLTLCRNLRAQSNVPVIMLTARGEPLDRILGLEMGADDYLAKPFEPRELFARIRSVLRRTLALPPSMMRPEAKTMHFSGWTLDLTARHLLNPEGVVVALSGAEFRMLKVFLDHPNRILNRDQLLELTQGREADPFDRSVDIQISRLRQKLGDDARTPTIIKTIRNEGYVLATAVTSEDAG, from the coding sequence ATGGATACAAATTCTCACATTCTGGTCGTCGACGACGACCGCGAAATCCGCACCCTGCTGGCGGAGTACCTCGACGCCAATGGATTTCGCACGCTGACGGCGACCAACGGAGCCGACATGCGCAAGGTGCTCGATGAAACGCGCGTGGACCTGATTGTGCTGGACCTGACCCTGCCCGGCGAGGACGGCCTGACGCTATGCCGCAACCTGCGCGCGCAGTCGAACGTGCCGGTGATCATGCTGACCGCGCGCGGCGAACCGCTGGACCGCATCCTCGGCCTGGAAATGGGCGCCGATGACTACCTGGCCAAGCCGTTCGAGCCGCGGGAACTGTTCGCACGCATACGCAGCGTGCTGCGCCGGACCCTGGCGCTGCCGCCGAGCATGATGCGCCCGGAAGCCAAGACCATGCATTTCTCCGGCTGGACGCTGGACCTGACCGCGCGCCATCTACTTAATCCGGAAGGCGTGGTGGTGGCCTTGTCGGGCGCGGAGTTCCGCATGCTCAAGGTCTTCCTCGACCATCCCAATCGCATTCTCAACCGCGACCAGTTGCTGGAACTGACCCAGGGCCGCGAAGCCGATCCCTTCGATCGCTCGGTGGATATCCAGATCAGCCGCCTGCGCCAGAAGCTGGGCGACGACGCCCGCACCCCGACCATCATCAAGACCATTCGCAACGAGGGTTATGTGCTGGCCACGGCCGTGACATCGGAGGATGCCGGATGA
- a CDS encoding GFA family protein, which translates to MTEKLYKGSCHCGAVRFEVRTALTPAGRCNCSLCRRKGALMTPMIDVADVNIVSGEESLTLYQFNTRTAKHYFCKHCGIYPFHQTRKASNLWRANVGCLEGVDPYALEASVADGASLSVLEDA; encoded by the coding sequence ATGACCGAAAAACTCTACAAAGGCTCCTGCCACTGCGGCGCCGTCCGTTTTGAAGTACGTACGGCGCTGACGCCGGCCGGACGCTGCAACTGCAGCCTGTGCCGCCGCAAGGGCGCGCTGATGACGCCGATGATCGACGTCGCCGACGTCAATATAGTCAGCGGCGAAGAGTCGCTGACGCTCTACCAGTTCAATACGCGCACGGCGAAACACTATTTCTGCAAGCACTGCGGCATCTATCCGTTCCATCAGACCCGCAAGGCGTCCAATCTCTGGCGCGCCAACGTAGGCTGCCTCGAAGGCGTCGACCCGTATGCACTGGAAGCCTCCGTGGCCGACGGCGCCAGTTTGTCGGTGCTGGAGGACGCATGA
- the fumC gene encoding class II fumarate hydratase produces MKHRIERDTFGPIEVPDDRLWGAQTQRSLHHFHISTERMPAELIVALAAVKRACATVNRDLGKLDAKKAEGIVAAADEVIAGKHPLEFPLSVWQTGSGTQSNMNMNEVLANRASELLGGVRGEERKIHPNDDVNQSQSSNDIFPTAMHVAASLAVATHLVPMLHKLRATLERKSEEFKDIVKIGRTHLQDATPLTLGQEFSGYVAQLTHAEMAIISTLNAVSELAAGGTAVGTGLNAHPEFGARVAAELEKHYGFPFKTAPNKFAALASHDALVSAHGALKTLAAALMKIANDVRWLASGPRSGLGEITIPENEPGSSIMPGKVNPTQCEALTMLCAQVFGNDVAINIGGASGNFELNVFKPVIVHNFLQSVRLLADGMDSFDDHCAQGIEANRDRIADLRERSLMLVTALAPHIGYDKAAKIAKQAHHDGTTLKQAALALGYVTEEQFAQWIKPEEMTGPK; encoded by the coding sequence ATGAAACATCGAATTGAACGCGACACCTTCGGCCCCATCGAGGTGCCTGACGATCGTTTGTGGGGCGCGCAAACGCAACGCTCGCTGCACCATTTCCATATTTCCACCGAACGCATGCCGGCCGAACTGATCGTCGCGCTGGCGGCAGTCAAGCGCGCCTGCGCGACGGTCAACCGCGACCTCGGCAAGCTCGACGCAAAAAAGGCGGAAGGCATCGTTGCCGCCGCCGACGAAGTCATCGCCGGCAAGCATCCGCTGGAATTCCCGCTGTCGGTCTGGCAGACCGGCTCCGGCACGCAAAGCAACATGAACATGAACGAAGTGCTGGCCAATCGCGCTTCGGAACTGCTGGGCGGCGTGCGCGGCGAAGAGCGCAAGATCCATCCCAACGACGACGTCAACCAGAGCCAGTCGTCCAACGATATCTTCCCCACCGCCATGCACGTGGCGGCCAGCCTGGCCGTCGCCACCCACCTGGTGCCCATGCTGCACAAGCTGCGTGCGACGCTGGAACGCAAGTCGGAAGAATTCAAGGACATCGTCAAGATCGGCCGCACGCATTTGCAGGACGCCACACCGCTGACGCTGGGCCAGGAATTCTCGGGTTACGTTGCGCAACTCACGCACGCCGAAATGGCGATCATTTCGACGCTCAATGCCGTCAGCGAGCTGGCGGCCGGCGGCACCGCAGTCGGCACCGGCCTCAATGCCCATCCGGAATTCGGCGCGCGTGTCGCCGCCGAGCTGGAGAAGCACTACGGCTTCCCGTTCAAGACCGCGCCCAACAAATTCGCCGCGCTGGCCAGCCACGATGCCCTGGTGTCGGCGCACGGCGCCTTGAAGACGCTGGCGGCGGCGCTCATGAAGATCGCCAACGACGTGCGCTGGCTGGCTTCCGGCCCGCGTTCCGGTCTCGGCGAGATCACCATCCCGGAAAACGAACCGGGCAGCTCGATCATGCCGGGCAAGGTCAACCCGACGCAATGCGAGGCGCTGACCATGCTGTGCGCGCAAGTGTTCGGCAACGACGTCGCGATCAATATCGGCGGCGCCTCCGGCAATTTCGAACTGAACGTGTTCAAGCCGGTGATCGTCCACAACTTCCTGCAAAGCGTGCGTCTGCTGGCCGACGGCATGGACAGCTTTGACGACCACTGCGCGCAGGGCATCGAAGCCAACCGCGACCGCATTGCCGACCTGAGGGAGCGTTCGCTGATGCTGGTGACCGCGCTGGCGCCGCATATCGGCTACGACAAGGCCGCCAAGATCGCCAAGCAGGCGCATCACGACGGCACCACGTTGAAACAGGCTGCGCTGGCCCTCGGTTATGTTACCGAAGAGCAGTTTGCGCAGTGGATCAAACCGGAAGAAATGACCGGGCCGAAGTAA
- the trpS gene encoding tryptophan--tRNA ligase, producing the protein MSLNDSPASATSIVSNKPSTARPIVLTGDRPTGPLHLGHYIGSLVSRVQLQDEASQFLLLADTQAMTDNVGRHQKVTENVVEVALDYLAVGIDPEKSTIFIQSQVTELYELSMHLLNLVTVSRLERNPTIKEEIRLRGFERDIPAGFLTYPVSQAADISAFKATLVPVGNDQLPMIEQTNELVRRFNNVVGKEVLVECKEVLSETGRLPGIDGKAKMSKSLGNAIALGASPAEIKQAVQRMYTDPNHLRVDDPGQVEGNVVFAFLDAFEPDRVALEELKQHYRRGGLGDSVLKRRLEGHLQELLEPIRTRREQWQQDRGEVLAILRRGTERARAAAAQTVSEVRGALGLNYF; encoded by the coding sequence ATGTCCTTGAATGATTCGCCAGCATCCGCAACTTCCATTGTTTCCAACAAGCCGTCGACTGCGCGTCCCATCGTCCTGACCGGCGACCGTCCGACCGGTCCTTTGCACCTGGGCCATTACATCGGCTCGCTGGTGTCGCGCGTGCAGTTGCAGGACGAGGCCAGCCAGTTCCTGTTGCTGGCCGATACCCAGGCCATGACCGATAACGTCGGCCGTCATCAGAAAGTCACCGAAAACGTCGTCGAAGTCGCACTCGACTACCTGGCCGTCGGCATCGATCCGGAAAAATCCACCATCTTCATCCAGTCGCAAGTCACCGAGCTGTACGAGTTGTCGATGCACCTGCTCAATCTGGTTACCGTATCGCGCCTGGAGCGCAACCCGACCATCAAGGAAGAGATCCGCCTGCGCGGTTTCGAGCGCGACATCCCGGCCGGCTTCCTGACCTATCCGGTCAGCCAGGCAGCCGACATCAGCGCCTTCAAGGCCACGCTGGTGCCGGTCGGCAACGACCAGTTGCCCATGATCGAGCAGACCAATGAACTGGTGCGCCGCTTCAACAACGTGGTCGGCAAGGAAGTACTGGTGGAATGCAAGGAAGTGCTGTCCGAAACCGGACGCCTGCCCGGCATCGACGGCAAGGCCAAGATGAGCAAGTCGCTGGGCAATGCGATCGCGCTGGGCGCCTCGCCGGCCGAGATCAAGCAGGCGGTGCAGCGCATGTACACCGACCCCAACCATTTGCGGGTTGACGATCCGGGCCAGGTAGAGGGCAATGTGGTGTTCGCTTTCCTCGACGCCTTCGAGCCGGACCGTGTGGCGCTGGAAGAGCTGAAGCAGCATTACCGCCGCGGCGGTCTCGGCGACAGCGTGCTCAAGCGTCGCCTCGAAGGCCACCTGCAGGAATTGCTGGAGCCGATCCGCACCCGCCGCGAGCAATGGCAGCAGGATCGCGGCGAAGTGCTGGCGATCCTGCGTCGCGGCACCGAGCGAGCGCGCGCAGCGGCGGCGCAGACCGTCTCGGAAGTGCGTGGTGCGCTCGGTCTTAACTACTTTTAA
- a CDS encoding ATP-binding protein, with protein sequence MREFFGSIGNRVFLILLAGILVATVTTTWLASNERRNTMRELRYQHVAERVEQVVQALDPLTPEARDVVLHAADNFGFEAAVVNEVGDTQRPSTSPMADILKSRLGEDRQVVVQRETDCAPRRPRNAPADAPGLNRNERPHSDTCRVIYVSLRDKALLRLRLHMPGDPPALRGRGGMGPPGSPYILLFLVLIAMLAYVVARMAARPIKHLASAATELGRDIDHPPLAEKGPTEIRQAAKAFNAMQMRIRRQIQHRTHMLAAITHDLQTPLTRLRLRLEKVEDKELQQKLVDDLAVMQIMVREGLDLARSMDSSEAMQRLDIDSLLDSVCADASDAGQQVELQGRTRAFVVAQPNALRRCLTNLLDNAFKYGQRAEVSIALDDLLPNRVLIRIRDHGPGIPESQLETVFEPFYRLETSRSRDTGGTGLGLTIARNIAENHGALLDLRNHAKGGLEVLLSLPLKQTKRAR encoded by the coding sequence CTGCGCGAGTTCTTCGGCTCGATCGGCAACCGCGTCTTCCTGATCCTGCTGGCGGGCATCCTGGTGGCGACGGTCACGACCACCTGGCTGGCCTCCAACGAGCGTCGCAACACCATGCGCGAACTGCGCTACCAGCACGTCGCCGAGCGCGTCGAGCAGGTGGTGCAGGCGCTCGACCCGCTCACCCCGGAAGCGCGCGACGTGGTCTTGCACGCGGCCGACAACTTCGGCTTTGAAGCTGCCGTCGTCAACGAGGTCGGCGATACGCAGAGACCAAGCACCAGCCCGATGGCCGACATCCTGAAATCGCGGCTGGGCGAAGATCGCCAGGTCGTGGTCCAGCGCGAAACCGACTGCGCGCCGCGCAGACCGCGCAACGCTCCTGCGGACGCTCCAGGCCTCAACCGCAATGAACGACCGCACAGTGACACCTGCCGCGTGATCTATGTCAGCCTGCGCGACAAGGCGCTGCTGCGCCTGCGCCTGCACATGCCGGGCGATCCCCCTGCGCTGCGAGGTCGCGGCGGCATGGGTCCTCCCGGCAGTCCCTACATCCTGCTGTTCCTGGTGCTGATCGCGATGCTGGCGTATGTGGTGGCGCGCATGGCGGCGCGGCCGATCAAGCATCTTGCCAGCGCCGCGACCGAACTCGGACGCGACATCGATCACCCGCCGCTGGCCGAAAAAGGGCCGACCGAAATCCGCCAGGCGGCCAAGGCTTTCAACGCCATGCAGATGCGCATCCGGCGCCAGATCCAGCATCGCACGCACATGCTGGCGGCGATCACCCATGACTTGCAGACGCCGCTGACGCGCCTGCGCCTGCGGCTGGAAAAAGTGGAAGACAAGGAATTGCAGCAGAAGCTGGTGGACGATCTTGCCGTGATGCAAATCATGGTGCGCGAGGGACTGGACCTGGCGCGCAGCATGGATTCATCGGAAGCGATGCAGCGGCTGGACATCGACTCCCTGCTCGACAGCGTGTGCGCCGATGCATCCGACGCCGGCCAGCAGGTTGAACTGCAGGGACGCACGCGCGCCTTTGTCGTGGCCCAACCCAATGCACTGCGCCGCTGCCTGACCAACCTGCTCGACAACGCCTTCAAGTACGGCCAGCGCGCCGAGGTATCGATCGCGCTCGACGACCTGTTGCCCAACCGGGTGCTGATCCGCATCCGCGATCACGGCCCCGGCATTCCCGAGAGCCAGCTGGAAACGGTGTTCGAACCTTTTTACCGGCTGGAAACATCGCGCTCGCGCGATACCGGCGGCACCGGGCTAGGGCTGACGATTGCCCGCAATATCGCGGAAAATCACGGCGCCTTGCTGGACCTGCGCAACCACGCCAAAGGCGGATTGGAAGTCTTGCTGTCGCTGCCGCTGAAGCAGACAAAACGGGCGCGTTAA
- a CDS encoding DUF3579 domain-containing protein codes for MADPINTTNEPAQEFIIMGLTQDGKQFRPSDWAERLCGVMSCFRPEGSGGRNAHLQYSPYVLPTMINGVRSVVVNEALRALEPLAYHFVLNFAKDNNLQVIDACLLPDPASRKP; via the coding sequence ATGGCAGATCCCATCAATACCACCAACGAGCCGGCACAAGAATTCATCATCATGGGTCTGACCCAGGATGGGAAGCAGTTCCGGCCCAGCGACTGGGCCGAACGTCTGTGCGGCGTCATGTCCTGTTTCCGCCCCGAAGGTTCGGGCGGCCGCAATGCTCACCTGCAGTATTCCCCCTACGTATTGCCGACCATGATCAACGGCGTCCGCTCGGTCGTCGTCAACGAAGCGCTGCGTGCGCTTGAGCCGCTGGCTTATCATTTCGTCCTGAATTTCGCCAAAGACAACAACCTGCAGGTGATTGACGCCTGTCTGCTCCCGGATCCCGCATCCCGCAAGCCCTAG
- a CDS encoding CobD/CbiB family protein, producing MTFLSILFALLIEQLKPLRADNPIYAGIKSFAARIENWFNAGHAHHGRLGWFVMVGALTVPAGLIYWVCLRISPLAALAWNVLIVYMTLGFRHYSHYFTSIQLALNTGDDVAARALLAEWTKEDTSDLDVSEISRIAAEKALVTTHRHVFGVFFWFLMPVGPALAVMYRVSEYLARAWNEPDHMKQEVFGRFAERAFYWIDWIPARFTAAAFAVVGNFEDAIYAWRNFADRWTDEAVGIILSAGGGAMGVRFGTPAESASGVLPIDAATVDSTLESTDGFPGDPPSPRTLQSTVGLVWRAILLWMFLLLLLSVAVWLG from the coding sequence CGTTGCGGGCGGACAATCCGATTTACGCCGGGATCAAATCCTTCGCGGCCCGGATTGAAAACTGGTTCAACGCCGGTCATGCGCATCATGGACGTCTGGGATGGTTTGTCATGGTCGGTGCGCTGACGGTGCCGGCCGGCCTGATTTACTGGGTCTGCCTGCGCATCAGCCCGCTGGCGGCGCTGGCCTGGAACGTGCTGATTGTCTACATGACGCTGGGCTTCCGCCACTACAGTCACTATTTCACCTCGATCCAGCTGGCGCTGAACACCGGCGACGACGTCGCCGCGCGCGCCTTGCTGGCCGAATGGACCAAGGAAGACACTTCCGACCTCGACGTGAGCGAGATTTCCCGCATCGCCGCCGAAAAAGCGCTGGTCACCACGCACCGCCACGTGTTCGGGGTGTTCTTCTGGTTCCTGATGCCGGTCGGTCCGGCCCTGGCCGTGATGTACCGCGTATCGGAATACCTGGCGCGCGCCTGGAACGAGCCGGATCACATGAAGCAGGAAGTCTTCGGCCGCTTCGCCGAACGCGCGTTCTACTGGATCGACTGGATTCCGGCGCGTTTCACTGCGGCGGCGTTTGCGGTGGTCGGCAATTTCGAAGATGCGATCTACGCCTGGCGCAATTTCGCCGATCGCTGGACCGACGAAGCCGTCGGCATCATCCTCTCGGCTGGTGGCGGCGCCATGGGGGTACGTTTCGGCACGCCGGCGGAATCCGCCTCGGGCGTGTTGCCGATCGATGCCGCGACCGTCGATTCGACGCTGGAGTCGACCGATGGCTTCCCGGGCGATCCGCCTTCGCCGCGCACCTTGCAAAGCACGGTCGGCCTGGTCTGGCGCGCCATATTGCTGTGGATGTTCCTGTTGCTGCTGTTGTCGGTGGCGGTCTGGCTGGGGTAG
- a CDS encoding glycine zipper family protein, whose product MKPIHKTAGTLGAVAALLALGGCVSVPTGPSVMAMPGNGKSYEQFRGEQMQCQQYAQEAIGGQAQSTQNNATNSAAAGTAIGAVAGALIGAASGNAGAGAAIGAGGGLLVGSAAGSNAAAGGNYSMQQRYDMTYSQCMYSKGNQIQTQQAATVYSYHPRRYYYAPPPPPPGYYGPPPGYYGPPPGAY is encoded by the coding sequence GTGAAACCAATCCATAAAACAGCCGGTACGCTCGGCGCCGTCGCCGCCTTGCTCGCACTGGGCGGCTGCGTCAGCGTGCCGACCGGCCCATCGGTCATGGCCATGCCGGGCAACGGCAAGTCGTACGAGCAATTCCGCGGCGAGCAGATGCAATGCCAGCAATATGCCCAGGAGGCCATCGGCGGCCAGGCACAATCGACGCAAAATAATGCCACCAACAGTGCCGCAGCAGGCACTGCCATCGGTGCCGTGGCCGGCGCATTGATCGGTGCGGCTTCAGGTAACGCCGGCGCCGGTGCCGCGATCGGCGCCGGCGGCGGTTTGCTTGTTGGCAGCGCGGCCGGTAGCAACGCAGCGGCGGGTGGCAATTATTCGATGCAGCAACGCTACGACATGACCTACAGCCAATGCATGTACAGCAAGGGCAACCAGATCCAGACGCAGCAGGCCGCCACGGTCTACAGCTATCATCCGCGCCGTTACTATTACGCACCGCCGCCACCGCCTCCGGGTTACTACGGCCCGCCCCCGGGATATTACGGTCCGCCGCCGGGCGCATACTGA